Proteins encoded within one genomic window of Bacteroidota bacterium:
- a CDS encoding tetratricopeptide repeat protein, giving the protein MSFFRSTTKIFFSFLILSVAFPCAAQRELADSIKRVMGFSNDTSRVILLLRLSDAYSQYDLKKSIEPASEAKALSVQLGNDTLLARALQNIGHINFKMAHYDDAILNFEESIKTFKQIGLEKDAAAVLNSEADAYQSKGDFNEALNKSFDAYRICEKSNDKNGMAGSLIASAIVYSTMGNSNKAINDYEKAMTLSEEAGNLSYEATALGNLANIYGDKGDTAKALECYMKAKDIDERTGNKFALGKVMDNIGSTYEEMGQFDKAMDYLMQALAIQKQTGDEKGMAVTLANLGSTSADLGKQDQAISYMEQSYTIAKKIEASKLAMNILESTSQVYQKIGNPQKALEYYKKYSSMKDSLFNDKLSNSIAEMQAKYDVEKAENATRTEKKQKQLITIGAFIGGFLFLIIVFFLWNRAVVRKRTNVKLNMQKAEIENKNVKLHAANKEIELKNKDITDSIQYASRIQEAILPEVEFASTFHEKGFILYRPKDIVSGDFYWMAQTNDHLLFAAVDCTGHGVPGAFMSIVCSNLLTQSVKEHGITQPNEILNDVNIRLSETLRQRQDESRVRDGMDIALCCIHKHSNKLEFAGAYNPVFIFRGKEFIELSPDKFPVGLFVEEELKKFTHKEYALQKGDRLYIASDGYSDQFGGELGKKYKRSSFVDYLSKIQTEPFVTHRRLLEKEHLSWKGNFEQIDDVLVMGMEV; this is encoded by the coding sequence ATGTCCTTTTTCAGGAGTACAACAAAAATATTTTTTTCATTTCTGATCTTATCGGTTGCATTTCCGTGTGCAGCACAGCGGGAACTGGCCGACAGCATTAAACGTGTGATGGGTTTTTCGAATGACACTTCCCGTGTTATTCTTTTGCTGAGACTTTCTGATGCCTACAGCCAGTATGATCTTAAAAAATCGATAGAACCTGCAAGTGAAGCAAAAGCTTTATCGGTTCAATTAGGGAACGACACTTTACTCGCAAGGGCACTTCAGAATATCGGGCACATTAATTTTAAAATGGCACATTATGACGATGCGATATTGAATTTCGAAGAATCGATAAAAACTTTTAAACAAATTGGGCTCGAAAAAGACGCCGCTGCAGTTCTGAATTCAGAAGCAGATGCTTACCAGAGCAAAGGAGACTTCAACGAAGCGCTGAATAAAAGTTTTGATGCCTACCGGATCTGTGAAAAATCAAATGATAAGAATGGTATGGCGGGATCTCTTATTGCATCTGCAATTGTTTATAGCACGATGGGAAATTCCAATAAAGCCATAAATGATTATGAAAAAGCAATGACGCTTTCAGAAGAGGCCGGCAATCTCTCCTACGAAGCTACTGCCTTAGGTAACCTTGCCAATATTTATGGCGACAAGGGCGACACCGCTAAAGCGCTCGAGTGTTACATGAAAGCAAAAGACATTGATGAAAGAACAGGAAATAAATTCGCCTTGGGAAAAGTAATGGACAATATTGGATCTACGTATGAAGAAATGGGTCAATTCGATAAAGCAATGGATTATCTCATGCAGGCGCTCGCGATTCAGAAACAGACGGGCGATGAGAAAGGAATGGCCGTTACGCTCGCAAATCTTGGAAGTACCAGCGCCGATCTGGGAAAACAGGACCAGGCGATCAGCTATATGGAGCAGTCGTACACCATTGCAAAAAAAATTGAAGCATCGAAACTCGCCATGAATATTCTCGAAAGCACTTCGCAGGTTTACCAGAAGATCGGCAATCCGCAGAAAGCACTTGAGTATTACAAAAAATATTCCAGCATGAAGGATTCGTTGTTCAACGATAAATTGTCGAACAGTATAGCAGAAATGCAGGCGAAGTACGATGTGGAAAAAGCGGAGAACGCCACGCGCACAGAAAAAAAGCAGAAACAACTCATCACTATCGGCGCATTCATCGGCGGATTTTTATTTCTCATTATCGTTTTCTTCCTCTGGAACCGTGCTGTTGTAAGGAAGCGGACCAATGTGAAACTGAACATGCAGAAAGCGGAGATCGAAAATAAAAATGTGAAATTGCACGCGGCGAATAAAGAGATCGAATTGAAAAATAAAGATATCACCGATAGCATTCAGTACGCAAGCCGCATCCAGGAAGCGATTCTGCCCGAAGTGGAATTCGCCAGCACTTTTCATGAAAAAGGATTTATTCTTTATCGCCCGAAAGATATTGTGAGCGGCGATTTTTACTGGATGGCGCAAACCAATGATCATTTACTTTTTGCGGCGGTTGATTGTACAGGCCACGGAGTTCCCGGCGCGTTCATGAGTATCGTGTGCAGCAACCTGCTCACGCAATCGGTGAAAGAACATGGCATCACGCAGCCGAATGAAATTCTCAATGATGTGAACATCCGTTTATCGGAAACGCTTCGGCAGCGACAGGATGAATCGCGTGTGCGCGATGGTATGGACATTGCACTCTGCTGCATTCACAAGCACTCGAATAAATTAGAATTTGCCGGCGCATACAATCCTGTTTTTATTTTCCGCGGAAAAGAATTCATTGAATTGTCTCCCGATAAATTTCCGGTCGGACTTTTTGTAGAAGAAGAATTGAAAAAATTCACACACAAAGAATACGCGCTGCAGAAAGGCGACCGCCTTTACATTGCATCCGATGGCTATTCCGACCAGTTCGGCGGAGAACTCGGAAAAAAATACAAGCGCAGTTCGTTCGTCGATTATCTCTCGAAAATTCAAACAGAACCGTTCGTTACTCACCGCAGGCTACTGGAGAAAGAACATCTCAGCTGGAAAGGAAATTTCGAACAGATCGATGATGTGCTGGTGATGGGAATGGAGGTTTGA
- a CDS encoding phosphoribosylaminoimidazolesuccinocarboxamide synthase codes for MNSALTETKFSLPGQTAFYKGKVRDVYTIKNELLVMVVSDRISAFDVVLPRGIPFKGQVLNQVAAHFLEATKDIVPNWVIAVPDPVVTVGRFCEPYKVEMVIRGYLSGHAWREYKAGKRSICGVTMPDGMKENDKFSEPIITPTTKASVGHDEDISREEIISSGLVAEKEYVQLENYTRALYARGNEMAAQQGLILVDTKYEFGQMNGTIYLMDEIHTPDSSRYFYLDGYAERQRKGEEQKQLSKEFVRQWLIENGFMGKEGQQIPVMTDEYVASVSDRYIELYEKVTGKKFERADVSVMKQRVEKNIISFLSGK; via the coding sequence ATGAATAGCGCGCTTACTGAAACAAAATTCAGTTTGCCCGGACAAACCGCATTTTACAAAGGGAAAGTGCGCGATGTGTACACAATAAAAAATGAATTGCTGGTGATGGTGGTCTCCGACCGCATTTCCGCATTCGATGTTGTACTTCCAAGAGGAATTCCTTTTAAAGGACAAGTGCTTAACCAGGTGGCAGCACATTTTCTGGAAGCTACAAAAGACATTGTTCCCAATTGGGTGATCGCTGTTCCTGATCCGGTTGTTACCGTTGGAAGATTCTGCGAACCTTACAAAGTGGAAATGGTAATACGCGGATATCTGAGCGGGCACGCGTGGCGCGAATACAAAGCGGGCAAGCGCAGCATTTGCGGAGTGACAATGCCCGATGGAATGAAAGAGAACGATAAATTTTCGGAACCGATCATCACTCCCACTACAAAAGCGTCAGTCGGACATGATGAAGATATTTCGAGGGAAGAGATCATCAGTTCCGGGCTTGTGGCAGAAAAAGAATATGTGCAGCTCGAAAATTATACGCGCGCACTTTACGCGCGCGGCAATGAAATGGCAGCACAACAGGGATTGATCCTTGTAGATACAAAATATGAATTCGGCCAGATGAATGGAACAATCTATTTGATGGATGAAATTCACACACCCGATTCGTCGCGCTATTTTTATCTTGATGGTTATGCAGAACGTCAGCGGAAAGGTGAAGAACAAAAACAACTTTCGAAAGAATTCGTTCGCCAGTGGCTCATCGAAAACGGGTTCATGGGAAAGGAAGGACAGCAGATTCCTGTTATGACGGATGAATATGTGGCCAGCGTTTCGGATCGTTATATAGAACTTTACGAAAAAGTTACTGGAAAAAAATTCGAGCGGGCCGATGTTTCGGTGATGAAGCAGCGCGTGGAAAAAAATATTATTTCGTTTCTTTCCGGAAAATAG
- a CDS encoding cupin domain-containing protein translates to MERKIYNPVQKDHVTFLKTHADTNGECTLVEVELADGGGVGLHYHKTYSESFACLEGEVQIRLGKKIHTLKKGESATAHPNIHHLFRNRSGKTCKFKVELRPASIGFEQSLQIGYGLAQDGETDKKGFPKNKLALAWLFDISESNLPGWMSIFEFILRKQAKKARARGIDKMLTEKYVRF, encoded by the coding sequence ATGGAAAGAAAGATTTACAATCCTGTTCAGAAAGATCATGTCACATTTCTGAAAACTCATGCCGATACCAATGGCGAATGTACTCTGGTAGAAGTAGAACTCGCCGATGGAGGCGGGGTCGGCCTTCATTATCACAAAACGTATTCCGAAAGTTTTGCCTGCCTCGAAGGCGAAGTGCAGATACGGCTCGGAAAAAAAATTCATACACTGAAAAAAGGCGAATCAGCAACTGCCCATCCCAACATTCATCATTTGTTCCGAAACCGATCGGGCAAGACGTGTAAATTCAAAGTTGAACTTCGCCCGGCGTCGATAGGATTTGAACAATCGCTGCAGATCGGTTACGGACTCGCGCAGGATGGAGAAACCGACAAAAAAGGTTTTCCGAAAAATAAACTCGCTCTTGCATGGCTCTTTGATATTTCTGAAAGCAATCTCCCCGGTTGGATGAGTATTTTTGAATTCATTCTTCGTAAGCAGGCAAAGAAAGCGCGCGCACGCGGGATCGATAAAATGCTCACTGAAAAATATGTTCGCTTCTGA
- a CDS encoding GxxExxY protein: MKAELLRKDLVYPELSYKIVGCAFEVFKALGPGLLEKSYQKALAVSLIANGLAFKEQMKYDMLFHGEKVATNYFDFLVEDKIVIELKRGKFDYPSELDQVLQYLKASGKLLGIIIRFTENGVQFKRIVNSL; the protein is encoded by the coding sequence ATGAAAGCTGAATTATTACGTAAAGATCTTGTGTATCCTGAATTGAGTTACAAGATCGTAGGATGTGCCTTTGAGGTATTCAAAGCTTTAGGACCAGGTTTGTTGGAGAAGAGCTATCAAAAAGCGTTGGCTGTCTCATTGATAGCCAATGGTCTTGCATTCAAGGAACAAATGAAGTATGATATGTTGTTCCATGGAGAGAAAGTAGCAACCAATTATTTTGATTTTCTCGTCGAGGACAAAATTGTCATCGAATTAAAACGCGGAAAGTTCGATTACCCAAGTGAACTTGATCAGGTACTTCAATATCTTAAAGCGAGCGGTAAGCTTCTTGGAATTATTATTCGCTTTACTGAGAATGGTGTTCAGTTCAAGAGAATAGTAAATTCGCTTTAG
- a CDS encoding tetratricopeptide repeat protein, translating to MISPSALESKLELLTNDRAKADLLNRFSFEGRNIDPKYSGELASRALNISEAIHYDKGEAESLLHLGFSHMQLAQHEKAYENLFRCISIYEKTGDESGMAHAQYNIGILHVRVGNFSDGISVLQKSLAWRERNNDKAGMAACYFQLAYINVHFNDLDDAQRSGEKALAIREEMSDDVGISAALMILGDIYLRKKEFEKAKEALAKSLQLRSESTETLGYFATLIRWVELHIETGEIQKARELAQRGLKRSREEGGIPYGIMRFLMLLGRIDELENNFSEAKEKFLESLVYAEKSTFRSVSYEILESIGKLYEREGNYKSALEYYRKFHSIKEEVISMQSNTKLKSIQFLNQVEFAKKEAELEKIKNTELQKAYTIIEEKNKDILDSFHYAKRIQASLLPGEKYIERHLRYLFEKQMNEK from the coding sequence ATGATTTCACCATCCGCACTGGAATCAAAACTCGAACTCCTTACCAACGACCGCGCAAAAGCCGATCTGCTCAACCGGTTTTCATTCGAAGGAAGGAACATCGATCCGAAATATTCAGGCGAACTTGCCTCGCGCGCGCTGAATATCTCGGAAGCCATCCATTATGATAAAGGAGAAGCGGAGAGTCTTCTTCACCTTGGCTTTTCACACATGCAGCTCGCGCAGCATGAAAAAGCGTATGAGAATTTATTCCGTTGTATTTCCATTTATGAAAAGACCGGCGATGAATCCGGAATGGCACATGCCCAATACAACATCGGCATTCTGCACGTGCGCGTGGGAAATTTCAGCGACGGAATAAGTGTATTGCAGAAAAGTCTCGCATGGCGCGAAAGAAATAATGACAAAGCAGGAATGGCTGCCTGTTATTTTCAGCTCGCCTATATCAATGTTCATTTCAATGATCTCGACGATGCGCAACGTTCCGGCGAAAAGGCGCTTGCTATCCGTGAAGAAATGAGTGACGATGTAGGAATTTCCGCAGCGCTCATGATCCTCGGTGATATTTATCTCCGGAAAAAAGAATTTGAAAAAGCAAAAGAAGCACTCGCGAAAAGTCTGCAACTGCGAAGTGAATCCACAGAAACACTGGGTTACTTTGCTACACTCATCCGCTGGGTGGAGTTGCATATTGAGACCGGCGAAATTCAAAAAGCGCGCGAACTCGCGCAACGTGGATTGAAACGTTCGCGCGAAGAAGGAGGAATTCCCTATGGCATTATGCGTTTCCTCATGCTGCTGGGCCGAATCGATGAACTGGAAAATAATTTTTCCGAAGCAAAAGAAAAATTTCTTGAATCGTTGGTGTATGCCGAGAAATCAACTTTCCGAAGCGTGTCTTATGAAATCCTCGAATCGATCGGTAAACTTTATGAAAGAGAAGGAAATTACAAATCAGCTTTAGAATATTACCGGAAATTCCATTCTATTAAGGAAGAAGTGATCAGCATGCAATCGAATACCAAATTGAAAAGCATCCAGTTCCTCAACCAGGTGGAGTTCGCGAAAAAAGAAGCGGAACTGGAAAAAATAAAAAATACAGAACTGCAGAAAGCGTACACCATCATCGAAGAAAAAAACAAAGACATCCTCGATAGTTTTCATTACGCAAAAAGGATACAGGCAAGTTTATTGCCCGGAGAAAAATATATTGAACGGCACCTCCGGTATCTTTTCGAAAAACAAATGAATGAAAAATAA
- a CDS encoding transcriptional regulator, giving the protein MEVEVLKTKKQYLKALARFEEIFLAKSNTKEGKEAQLLALVIKDYEDKNYKIEAPDPVEAILYRMEQMRMTKKELGAILGYTSRVSEILTRKRKLTLEMVRNLHVKLNIPLESLVQEY; this is encoded by the coding sequence ATGGAAGTAGAAGTATTAAAAACTAAAAAGCAGTATTTGAAAGCTTTGGCTCGCTTTGAAGAAATTTTTCTTGCAAAGTCAAATACTAAAGAAGGGAAAGAGGCTCAGCTTCTTGCTCTTGTTATTAAAGATTACGAAGACAAAAACTATAAAATTGAAGCGCCAGATCCTGTTGAGGCCATTCTATATCGCATGGAACAAATGCGTATGACAAAGAAAGAGCTCGGTGCTATTTTGGGTTATACAAGTCGTGTTAGTGAAATTCTAACTCGTAAACGTAAGCTAACACTCGAAATGGTTCGTAACCTTCATGTGAAACTTAATATCCCATTGGAATCACTTGTTCAGGAATATTAA
- a CDS encoding Rieske 2Fe-2S domain-containing protein — translation MSLTRKIIRWHKLKDDPEKFSLGIPVVRFIAGKKICLVRTGTGVHAIEEKCPHNGFSLEYASCTPDGEAIICPLHRYVFDFKTGRARGGAAEAARVFPIEKREDGYYLGTEETEWGWF, via the coding sequence TTGTCTTTAACGCGAAAAATAATACGCTGGCATAAACTGAAAGACGATCCCGAAAAATTTTCATTGGGAATTCCGGTAGTTCGTTTCATAGCCGGAAAAAAGATCTGTCTCGTGCGCACGGGCACAGGCGTTCACGCGATAGAAGAAAAATGTCCGCACAACGGATTCTCGCTCGAGTACGCGTCGTGCACGCCCGATGGCGAGGCGATCATTTGTCCATTGCACCGTTATGTTTTTGATTTTAAAACCGGACGCGCGCGCGGAGGAGCCGCAGAAGCAGCACGTGTTTTTCCAATAGAAAAAAGAGAAGACGGATATTATTTGGGAACGGAAGAAACGGAGTGGGGATGGTTTTGA
- the panB gene encoding 3-methyl-2-oxobutanoate hydroxymethyltransferase, producing the protein MSIHKKEVKKVTTHVLQEMKRNGEKISMITAYDFTTAKIVDAASIDVILVGDSASNVMAGHETTLPITLDQMIYHASSVVRGIDRALIVVDMPFGSYQGNSKEALNSAIRIMKESGAHAVKLEGGKEVKESVERILSAGIPVMGHLGLTPQSIYKFGTYNVRAKEEDEAKQLVEDAILLEQSGVFAIVLEKVPAALAEKVAKKVSIPVIGIGAGGGVDGQVLVFHDLVGLTTQFHPRFLRRYLNLYDDIKSAVEKYIGDVKRKDFPNKEEQY; encoded by the coding sequence ATGTCTATACACAAAAAAGAAGTAAAAAAAGTAACCACGCACGTACTGCAGGAAATGAAACGCAATGGTGAGAAAATTTCCATGATCACTGCTTACGATTTCACGACTGCGAAAATTGTAGACGCTGCAAGCATTGATGTAATTCTCGTTGGCGATTCTGCTTCGAACGTAATGGCAGGACATGAAACAACATTGCCGATCACACTCGACCAGATGATCTATCACGCATCGAGCGTGGTACGCGGAATAGATCGTGCGCTCATTGTGGTGGACATGCCATTCGGTTCTTATCAGGGAAATTCGAAAGAAGCGCTGAACTCGGCGATACGTATCATGAAAGAATCGGGCGCGCACGCGGTGAAACTCGAAGGCGGAAAAGAAGTGAAAGAATCGGTGGAACGGATTTTATCGGCAGGAATTCCTGTGATGGGACATTTGGGATTAACGCCGCAATCGATTTACAAATTCGGAACATACAACGTGCGTGCGAAGGAAGAAGATGAAGCAAAGCAATTAGTGGAAGATGCAATTCTTCTCGAACAATCGGGCGTGTTTGCGATCGTGCTCGAAAAAGTTCCTGCAGCACTCGCAGAAAAAGTGGCGAAAAAAGTTTCCATTCCCGTGATCGGTATTGGAGCGGGTGGAGGAGTGGACGGACAGGTTTTGGTTTTTCACGATCTCGTTGGACTTACCACACAATTTCACCCGAGATTCCTAAGACGTTATTTGAATTTGTACGATGATATAAAAAGTGCAGTAGAAAAATATATTGGTGATGTGAAGAGGAAGGATTTTCCTAATAAGGAAGAACAATACTAG
- a CDS encoding type II toxin-antitoxin system HigB family toxin, producing MNIYNKSSLIDAYRKHADAKVSLEVWYEEVLSKNWKIPNQVKQDYGGSVSILKSSRAVFDIKGNDYRLVASINYENGWVFIKFIGTHKEYDSIDANTIDMFKPKKKKKK from the coding sequence ATGAATATTTACAACAAGAGTTCCCTAATTGACGCTTACCGTAAGCACGCGGATGCGAAAGTTTCATTGGAAGTCTGGTACGAAGAAGTTCTTTCAAAAAACTGGAAAATACCAAACCAGGTTAAACAGGATTATGGAGGGAGTGTAAGTATTCTCAAAAGCAGCCGTGCTGTTTTTGACATCAAGGGGAATGACTACCGGTTGGTAGCTTCGATCAATTACGAGAATGGCTGGGTATTTATCAAATTTATTGGAACGCATAAGGAGTATGATTCGATTGACGCAAATACAATAGACATGTTTAAACCGAAAAAAAAAAAGAAAAAATAG
- a CDS encoding PhoH family protein, whose product MAEKNIEIVNVDPVVIFGVNDTKLEYIRSFFPKLKIIARGEMMKVVGENSEINRFEESIDALMQYFKRYGTLTNDNIDAVLGAKKNQPNGEKQESPARMTQADGENNILVHGNNGLLVKARTPGQVRLVESTEKNDLVFAIGPAGTGKTYTAVALAVRALRNREVRKIILTRPAVEAGENLGFLPGDLKEKLDPYLQPLYDALFDMIPTEKLKQYIESNVIQIAPLAFMRGRTLDNAFVILDEAQNATESQLKMFLTRMGPSAKFVVTGDVTQIDLPRNQPSGLLQAIRIISGAKGIDFIFLDNNDVIRHTLVKRIIEIYDKGKSNE is encoded by the coding sequence TTGGCAGAAAAGAATATTGAAATCGTCAATGTGGATCCGGTTGTGATCTTCGGGGTGAATGATACCAAACTCGAATACATCCGCTCCTTCTTTCCCAAACTGAAGATCATTGCCCGCGGTGAGATGATGAAAGTGGTGGGAGAAAATTCGGAGATCAACCGCTTCGAAGAATCGATCGATGCACTTATGCAGTATTTCAAAAGATACGGAACACTCACGAACGATAATATCGATGCGGTTCTCGGCGCAAAAAAAAATCAGCCCAACGGGGAGAAGCAGGAATCGCCTGCCCGGATGACACAGGCGGACGGAGAAAATAATATTCTTGTTCACGGGAATAACGGATTGCTCGTGAAAGCACGAACACCCGGACAGGTACGCCTCGTTGAAAGCACAGAAAAAAATGATCTCGTGTTCGCTATTGGCCCGGCTGGAACAGGAAAAACTTACACTGCAGTTGCGCTTGCAGTGCGGGCATTGCGCAATCGTGAAGTGAGAAAGATCATTCTCACGCGCCCCGCTGTAGAAGCAGGAGAAAATCTCGGTTTTCTCCCGGGCGATCTTAAAGAAAAACTCGATCCGTATCTTCAGCCGCTTTACGATGCATTGTTTGATATGATCCCCACCGAAAAACTGAAACAGTACATCGAATCGAATGTGATCCAGATCGCTCCTCTCGCGTTCATGCGCGGGCGCACACTCGACAATGCATTTGTCATTCTCGATGAAGCGCAGAATGCAACCGAGAGCCAGTTGAAAATGTTTCTCACGCGCATGGGGCCTTCTGCAAAATTCGTTGTCACCGGCGATGTGACGCAGATCGATCTTCCGAGAAATCAACCGAGCGGATTATTGCAGGCCATTCGCATCATCAGCGGCGCAAAGGGAATTGATTTTATTTTTCTCGACAACAATGATGTAATACGACATACATTAGTAAAACGTATAATTGAAATTTATGATAAAGGAAAATCAAATGAATAG
- a CDS encoding DinB family protein, protein MDKKSELETLRNMVDATRQLAHFAIKKLDNKNADLKKRFEVEGRKINSVYWLFAHMTWAESILILRSSGGPNPELPWMKLFALGKPAEEGQDNGPPWEEVYAGFKKVHEMSMAHLAMLNPEDLDSENKLSWEILGGKTMRNTIMHHIRHESNHIGQLLWLVNFHGGRTL, encoded by the coding sequence ATGGATAAAAAATCTGAACTGGAAACGCTGCGCAACATGGTGGATGCTACGCGGCAACTTGCGCACTTCGCCATAAAAAAACTCGACAACAAAAATGCAGATCTCAAAAAAAGATTTGAGGTGGAAGGAAGAAAGATCAACAGCGTCTACTGGCTTTTTGCACACATGACCTGGGCAGAGAGTATTTTAATTCTCCGTTCTAGCGGCGGGCCAAATCCCGAATTACCATGGATGAAATTATTTGCATTGGGAAAACCGGCGGAAGAAGGACAGGACAACGGTCCGCCGTGGGAAGAAGTATATGCCGGATTCAAAAAAGTCCACGAAATGTCGATGGCTCATCTTGCAATGTTGAATCCGGAAGATCTCGATTCAGAAAATAAATTGAGTTGGGAAATTCTCGGTGGAAAAACAATGCGCAACACTATTATGCATCACATTCGGCATGAGAGTAATCACATCGGGCAATTGCTGTGGTTGGTTAATTTTCACGGCGGTCGCACACTTTAG
- a CDS encoding T9SS type A sorting domain-containing protein, with protein sequence MKTKLLIVFIALCTIANAQNTWIQKPLFGGGFRSDDVGFAIGSKGYIGTGWSNTALTKDIWAYDTLTNAWTQVADFGGSPRSWAVGFAIGTKGFIGTGLDTCSVCQARKKDFWEYNSTTNIWTQKSDFGGTARYLAVGFSIGAKGYIGTGNDGVNENDFWEYDTTSDSWSQKAFFGGLERNGAFGFSIGTKGYIGGGSSNYNDFWEYNPSNDTWAQKANVIVYDPFYAAAFSIGNYGYVLTDDSGAGSDFGEYDPITNTWILVANLASPRNEGVGFSIGNRGYIGTGHDGSGRKKDFWKYTPCSSFPTATITASGPTTFCSGGSVTLTASTGNSYQWWSSQTTQSIVVSTSGSYAVIITDSCGTATSSPVVVTVNPSPTVTITPSLDTICVGESVILSASPNTNYLWSTSATTSSISVAPTTTTFYSVSSTGANGCIGMDTANIIVLTCTGVSQLENNNDFIIYPDPSNGIFNLNSQTANGEISVCNVLGEIIFQSKINSPISTIDLSSQSSGIYLMTVKTEKKSFTQKIIIQ encoded by the coding sequence ATGAAAACAAAATTACTTATCGTATTTATCGCACTTTGCACAATTGCAAATGCACAAAACACGTGGATTCAAAAACCTTTATTCGGCGGGGGATTTAGAAGCGATGATGTTGGTTTTGCCATTGGTTCAAAAGGATACATAGGAACGGGTTGGAGCAACACTGCTTTGACAAAAGACATTTGGGCATATGACACACTAACAAACGCATGGACTCAGGTAGCAGATTTTGGCGGTTCTCCGAGAAGTTGGGCTGTGGGATTTGCAATTGGCACCAAAGGATTTATTGGGACAGGATTAGATACCTGCTCGGTTTGTCAAGCGCGAAAAAAGGATTTCTGGGAATATAATTCAACTACAAATATTTGGACTCAGAAATCCGACTTTGGAGGAACAGCACGATACTTGGCAGTAGGTTTTTCAATCGGGGCCAAAGGATATATAGGCACAGGAAATGACGGTGTAAATGAAAATGATTTTTGGGAATATGATACCACTTCAGATTCGTGGTCACAGAAAGCTTTTTTCGGAGGGCTTGAAAGGAATGGGGCATTTGGATTTTCAATTGGTACCAAAGGATATATAGGCGGCGGCAGTAGTAATTATAATGATTTTTGGGAATACAATCCTTCAAATGATACATGGGCACAAAAAGCAAATGTCATTGTATATGATCCGTTCTATGCAGCAGCATTTTCAATTGGAAATTATGGTTATGTATTAACAGATGATAGCGGTGCTGGAAGTGATTTCGGGGAATATGATCCCATAACAAACACATGGATATTAGTTGCTAATCTTGCATCGCCGCGCAATGAAGGAGTTGGATTTTCTATTGGGAATAGAGGATATATTGGAACTGGACATGATGGAAGCGGAAGAAAAAAGGATTTCTGGAAATACACGCCTTGCTCTTCTTTTCCTACTGCTACAATTACGGCAAGCGGGCCAACAACATTTTGCAGTGGCGGAAGTGTAACGCTTACTGCGAGTACCGGTAACAGTTATCAATGGTGGAGCAGTCAAACCACACAAAGTATTGTGGTTTCAACAAGCGGAAGTTATGCAGTAATTATTACTGATTCCTGCGGAACTGCAACTTCATCTCCCGTAGTTGTTACGGTAAATCCCTCACCAACGGTCACCATTACTCCTTCCTTAGATACCATTTGTGTCGGCGAGTCGGTAATACTTTCCGCTTCTCCAAACACAAATTATTTATGGAGCACGAGTGCGACGACCTCTTCTATTTCAGTTGCTCCAACTACTACTACTTTTTATTCTGTTTCAAGTACAGGTGCAAACGGATGTATCGGGATGGACACTGCAAATATTATTGTTCTTACGTGCACTGGCGTTTCCCAATTGGAAAATAATAATGATTTTATTATTTATCCGGATCCTTCAAACGGAATTTTCAATTTGAATTCCCAAACAGCGAATGGGGAAATTTCTGTTTGCAATGTGTTGGGAGAAATTATTTTTCAATCAAAGATCAATTCTCCAATATCCACAATTGATTTATCCAGTCAATCAAGTGGAATTTATTTAATGACTGTGAAAACCGAAAAAAAATCTTTCACACAAAAAATCATTATTCAATAG